In Desulfovibrio sp., a single window of DNA contains:
- a CDS encoding phosphoribosylglycinamide formyltransferase has translation MGLPIAVLVSGSGSNLQAIIDHIEAGVLEAKIVLVLSNKPDAYSLERAKNHNLPHICIPHAEYPDRLEFDRAMIRAITEAGAQAVVLAGFMRMLSGEFLSAFHGRVINVHPALLPSFAGVHGQRDAAEYGVTVSGCTVHFVDELMDHGPVIVQAVVPAYPDDDEHSLGNRILKFEHRVLPQALQWLATDRIRLEGRKVRILPAKVPLAGALDCALVNPPLEQGF, from the coding sequence GTGGGGCTTCCCATCGCCGTTCTGGTGTCCGGCTCAGGATCGAACCTGCAGGCCATAATCGACCATATCGAGGCCGGCGTTCTGGAGGCGAAGATCGTCCTGGTGCTTTCCAACAAGCCTGACGCCTACAGCCTGGAGCGGGCCAAGAACCACAATCTCCCGCACATCTGCATACCACACGCGGAGTATCCTGACCGCCTGGAGTTCGACCGGGCCATGATTCGGGCCATCACGGAAGCTGGAGCCCAGGCCGTGGTGCTGGCGGGGTTCATGCGCATGCTCTCCGGCGAATTCCTGAGCGCTTTCCACGGGCGAGTGATAAACGTTCATCCCGCCCTGCTGCCAAGCTTTGCCGGCGTGCACGGACAACGTGACGCCGCGGAGTATGGCGTAACCGTCTCTGGATGCACCGTTCACTTCGTGGACGAGCTCATGGACCATGGCCCGGTGATCGTCCAAGCGGTTGTCCCGGCCTACCCAGATGACGACGAACACTCCCTGGGCAACCGCATCCTCAAATTCGAACACCGCGTTCTGCCCCAGGCCCTCCAGTGGCTGGCCACCGACCGCATTCGACTCGAAGGCCGCAAGGTGCGCATCCTGCCCGCAAAAGTCCCCCTGGCAGGGGCTCTTGACTGCGCCCTCGTCAATCCTCCCCTGGAACAGGGGTTTTAA
- a CDS encoding peptidyl-prolyl cis-trans isomerase: MVLMETSMGLITIELYPDKAPATVANFLKYVDDGFYEGTIFHRVIENFMIQGGGMNATMKEKPTNAPVINEADNGLQNLTGTIAMARTMDPHSATAQFFINVTDNAFLDHKSKTPDGWGYCVFGKVVDGMDVVNKIRKVRTRRAGFHDDVPVDPVTINSCLREE; encoded by the coding sequence ATGGTTCTGATGGAAACCTCCATGGGCCTTATCACCATTGAGCTTTATCCCGACAAAGCCCCGGCCACTGTGGCCAACTTCCTGAAATACGTAGATGACGGTTTCTACGAGGGCACCATTTTCCACAGGGTCATCGAGAATTTCATGATCCAGGGCGGCGGCATGAACGCCACCATGAAAGAAAAGCCCACCAACGCCCCGGTCATCAACGAAGCGGACAATGGCCTGCAAAACCTCACCGGCACTATTGCCATGGCCCGCACCATGGACCCCCACAGCGCCACCGCCCAGTTTTTCATTAACGTGACCGACAACGCCTTCCTGGACCACAAGTCCAAGACACCCGACGGTTGGGGATACTGCGTGTTCGGTAAGGTGGTGGACGGCATGGACGTGGTGAACAAGATCCGCAAGGTCCGCACCCGCCGCGCCGGCTTCCATGACGACGTGCCCGTGGACCCGGTGACCATCAACAGCTGCCTGCGCGAGGAATAA
- a CDS encoding DegT/DnrJ/EryC1/StrS family aminotransferase, translating to MSHGLNPCRLAVVVPVYGNEPTLRTLHQRILDATRDFPAELTIQYVNDRSPDNSQAVLEELAAGDSRVRVLLLSRNHGSFVAITAGINEVRDHDATCIIAADLQDPPEIIPELISKWREGAKVVLGVRRTRDDPFLSQLFSRAFNWLFRKAVMSQMPVGGFDLCLIDRQVVEVLLQSSEKQSSLVGLILWSGFERAVVSFDRAKRPVGRSMWTFTRKLDYAVNSIVSFSALPLKGLLVTGAALMAASLAYILVVLCAWAFGGVEQQGWTSLMCVQLVMLSTSMGGLGVIGAYLWNTLEQVRKRPLFIVDKRLGGHAPQTFDTGRVALFDSVAISAPVRGSLAESAGRVLDSNALILGPEVERFETVFAAQLGLTHAVGVANGTDALTLALWAAGLGDGDVVAVPAISAPATAVAVLRAGCRPWFLDVNPDTLTLDPQGLKQAAPPGLKAVIPVHLYGNPCDMKFILALSREMGLMVIEDCAQSSGSFFEGKPCGSLGHFSAFSFYPTKNLGGFGDGGVVATADEDVARRIRRMRFYGQDDFGECVDLGINSRLDEMQAALLSEKLKILVGQNQQRKEIARRYDEALGALQPVPTLPGRAPHLYVVRVADRERFRSHMAAAGIDTGVHYPLALHRHSYLAARSLTRPCPNAEAATSQVTSLPCYPGLGRQAQDRVIEACLDWVRQS from the coding sequence ATGTCCCACGGTTTAAATCCTTGCCGTCTTGCCGTGGTGGTGCCGGTTTACGGCAATGAACCCACCCTGCGCACGCTCCACCAGCGCATTCTCGACGCGACCAGAGACTTCCCGGCGGAACTGACCATCCAGTATGTCAACGACCGTTCTCCGGACAACAGCCAAGCCGTCCTGGAGGAACTCGCTGCCGGCGACTCCAGGGTTCGGGTGCTCCTGCTCTCGCGTAACCATGGTTCCTTCGTGGCCATCACCGCCGGGATCAATGAAGTCCGGGACCACGACGCCACGTGTATTATCGCCGCCGACCTGCAGGACCCGCCGGAGATAATTCCCGAACTTATCAGCAAATGGCGCGAGGGTGCCAAGGTGGTACTTGGCGTGCGGCGCACTCGGGACGATCCCTTTCTGAGCCAGCTTTTTTCCAGGGCGTTCAACTGGTTGTTTCGCAAGGCCGTGATGTCCCAGATGCCCGTGGGTGGCTTCGACCTGTGCCTGATCGACAGACAGGTGGTGGAGGTGCTTCTCCAAAGTTCGGAGAAACAGTCGAGCCTAGTGGGACTGATCCTCTGGAGCGGCTTCGAGCGGGCCGTGGTGTCCTTCGACCGGGCCAAACGACCAGTGGGGCGCAGTATGTGGACCTTCACCCGTAAGCTCGATTATGCGGTGAACTCCATCGTCAGTTTCTCGGCGCTGCCGCTCAAGGGGCTGCTTGTGACGGGCGCGGCGCTTATGGCTGCGAGCCTAGCATACATCCTGGTCGTTTTGTGCGCATGGGCCTTCGGGGGGGTGGAGCAGCAGGGCTGGACGTCGCTCATGTGCGTCCAGCTCGTAATGCTGTCCACTTCCATGGGCGGGTTAGGAGTCATCGGCGCCTATCTTTGGAACACGTTGGAGCAGGTGCGCAAAAGACCGCTGTTCATCGTGGACAAGCGACTGGGAGGGCATGCTCCTCAAACCTTCGATACAGGCCGGGTGGCGCTGTTCGATTCCGTGGCCATCTCCGCCCCTGTGCGCGGCTCGCTGGCCGAAAGCGCCGGGCGCGTCTTGGATTCCAATGCGCTCATTCTAGGGCCGGAGGTGGAGAGATTCGAAACCGTCTTCGCCGCCCAGCTTGGCCTGACGCATGCGGTGGGAGTGGCCAACGGCACCGACGCACTGACCCTGGCGCTCTGGGCTGCTGGGCTGGGCGATGGTGACGTGGTGGCCGTGCCAGCCATCAGTGCGCCAGCCACGGCAGTCGCCGTTCTGCGCGCGGGCTGCCGCCCCTGGTTCCTGGATGTGAATCCGGACACTCTGACCCTTGATCCGCAAGGGTTGAAACAAGCTGCGCCTCCCGGACTTAAGGCGGTCATCCCCGTGCACCTGTACGGCAATCCCTGCGACATGAAGTTCATCCTGGCACTCTCGCGGGAGATGGGGCTGATGGTTATCGAAGACTGCGCCCAGTCTTCAGGGAGCTTCTTTGAAGGCAAACCCTGCGGGAGTCTGGGACACTTCTCGGCGTTCAGCTTTTATCCGACCAAGAACCTTGGGGGGTTTGGTGATGGTGGGGTTGTGGCCACGGCAGACGAGGATGTGGCCCGACGGATCAGGCGCATGCGCTTTTATGGGCAGGATGACTTCGGCGAATGCGTGGATCTGGGCATCAACTCGCGCCTCGATGAAATGCAAGCAGCGCTGCTGTCGGAAAAGCTCAAGATACTGGTTGGGCAGAACCAGCAACGTAAGGAAATCGCCCGCAGGTACGACGAAGCATTGGGCGCTTTACAGCCCGTGCCCACGCTGCCGGGGCGGGCACCTCATCTCTACGTTGTCCGGGTGGCGGATCGCGAGCGGTTCCGCAGTCACATGGCTGCCGCCGGGATCGACACCGGCGTGCATTATCCTCTCGCGCTGCATCGTCACAGTTACTTGGCCGCACGATCCTTGACCCGGCCGTGCCCCAATGCTGAAGCCGCCACCAGCCAAGTGACCAGCCTGCCGTGTTATCCCGGGCTTGGGCGTCAGGCGCAGGATCGCGTCATCGAAGCCTGCCTTGATTGGGTGCGGCAGAGCTGA
- a CDS encoding NAD-dependent epimerase/dehydratase family protein, which yields MKQILPKSPPSLVFSDVFSGKHVLILGGLGFLGSSLALRLAQFGAQITLVDAMIEEYGGNPFNVSSILDKIRINYCDIRDRAAISCLVKDQDYVFHSAAQVCHLKSLTDPFPDIDINITGTAVLMEALRKHNPKAKVVKLGSRGQYGPVLKLPATEDSPCQPKGIYEISLLAAEHIMASYHRNHGIACVLARLTNIYGPRAQMRNNQFGVANWFMRLALEGKTIPVFGDGLIKRDFLYVDDCVDALLSLAVTPEVVGETFNVGHDQPSSFLELAQMITGNTKTRWQLTPFSAERKAQEPGDFFSDITKINKMTGWRPRISLEQGVARTLDYYRMHREHYW from the coding sequence ATGAAGCAAATTCTCCCTAAGTCGCCTCCTTCTCTTGTTTTTTCTGATGTGTTTTCGGGGAAGCACGTTCTCATCCTGGGTGGATTGGGTTTTCTTGGGTCGAGTCTTGCATTACGACTCGCACAGTTTGGCGCCCAAATCACCCTGGTGGATGCCATGATAGAAGAGTACGGAGGCAATCCGTTCAATGTCAGCTCCATACTGGACAAAATCCGCATCAATTATTGCGATATCCGCGACCGTGCGGCCATATCCTGCCTTGTCAAAGACCAGGACTATGTCTTTCACTCGGCAGCCCAGGTCTGCCATTTGAAGAGCCTGACCGATCCCTTCCCGGATATCGACATAAATATCACCGGTACGGCCGTTCTTATGGAGGCGTTGCGCAAGCACAATCCCAAAGCCAAGGTAGTGAAACTCGGCTCGCGGGGACAGTACGGCCCGGTGCTGAAACTTCCCGCTACCGAGGATAGTCCTTGTCAGCCTAAAGGGATCTACGAAATATCTCTGCTGGCGGCCGAGCACATCATGGCTTCCTACCATCGCAACCACGGGATCGCCTGCGTCCTGGCCCGTCTCACCAACATTTACGGACCCAGGGCACAGATGCGTAACAACCAGTTTGGAGTGGCCAACTGGTTCATGCGCTTGGCTCTTGAAGGCAAAACCATTCCCGTCTTTGGCGATGGCCTCATTAAACGCGACTTCCTGTACGTTGACGACTGCGTGGACGCACTGCTCTCCCTGGCGGTTACGCCTGAAGTGGTGGGCGAGACATTCAATGTAGGCCATGACCAGCCCTCTTCGTTTCTTGAGCTTGCCCAGATGATTACCGGAAACACCAAGACACGGTGGCAGCTCACCCCATTCAGCGCTGAACGCAAGGCGCAGGAGCCCGGGGATTTCTTTTCAGACATCACGAAGATTAACAAAATGACCGGCTGGCGGCCCCGGATCTCCTTGGAGCAGGGCGTGGCCCGGACATTGGATTACTACCGGATGCACAGGGAGCACTACTGGTGA
- a CDS encoding carboxymuconolactone decarboxylase family protein encodes MFEDVAPGMTDIILGFFGDVYARPGLSIRDRMLVTLSAIAALGHAQPQLAAHVRNALNIGLTPEEIAEIFMQIAGYAGFPASLNALATAKAVFEQDKR; translated from the coding sequence ATGTTCGAGGATGTGGCCCCGGGCATGACGGACATCATCCTGGGCTTTTTCGGCGACGTCTACGCAAGACCAGGGTTGTCCATTCGCGACAGAATGCTGGTGACCCTATCGGCCATAGCCGCTCTTGGGCATGCCCAGCCACAACTGGCCGCCCATGTGCGCAACGCCCTGAACATCGGCCTTACTCCTGAGGAGATCGCGGAAATCTTCATGCAGATCGCCGGGTACGCCGGATTCCCGGCTTCGCTCAACGCCCTGGCCACTGCCAAAGCAGTGTTCGAGCAGGACAAACGCTAA
- a CDS encoding MarR family transcriptional regulator, whose protein sequence is MIIKELPSYQTLLEKAARYPTMNILVTEAYLHVLRTGTILHHCAERKLAKLGLSYGRFMILGLLSRVDGPVPVCKLAEMAGVTTPTVSAVLSGMVRDGLVERMEDSADRRIVRIGLCEEGQKILDEVLPGLFKQHAEVMNGLSEDELNTLIALLSKVRLDSGMCAEDAAK, encoded by the coding sequence ATGATCATCAAAGAACTTCCCAGCTACCAAACCCTTCTTGAGAAGGCCGCCCGCTACCCAACCATGAACATCCTCGTGACCGAGGCTTATTTGCACGTCCTGCGCACTGGAACCATTCTCCACCACTGCGCGGAGCGCAAACTGGCAAAGCTCGGATTGTCATACGGCCGATTCATGATTCTTGGTCTTTTAAGCCGAGTGGATGGGCCTGTCCCGGTCTGCAAACTTGCCGAAATGGCTGGAGTCACCACTCCCACCGTGTCGGCAGTGCTCTCGGGCATGGTCCGGGATGGCCTTGTCGAGCGCATGGAGGATTCGGCTGACCGGCGCATCGTGCGCATCGGATTGTGCGAGGAAGGCCAGAAAATTCTGGACGAGGTGCTCCCTGGCCTGTTCAAGCAACATGCCGAGGTAATGAATGGCCTTTCGGAAGATGAGCTCAACACCCTTATTGCCCTCCTTTCCAAGGTGCGCCTCGACTCCGGGATGTGTGCGGAGGACGCTGCCAAGTGA
- a CDS encoding HlyD family secretion protein yields the protein MKDTSSSPVSAASNGSVAKPRKATALILILLGAASMAGAGVWWWQARAYETTDDAFITGRVTSVSSQVAGRVLEVRVADNQKVAAGDLLVRLDPATFLVKRDQALANLNESEQKLKESRSQHLAAVAAVEQAKADAASAQAQAANASTDLTRYNKLVVSGAVSQQAKDNADTLSRTTSSALQAAHKRIAAAEAQAALAATQIQTAQAVVEKNQAALEQAKLDLAYSEIKALVSGRVTKKSVEPGDYVQVGQAIMSLVQDEIWVVANFKETQLKGMRPGQRVDLSVDAYPDHHFTGHVDSLQAGTGAAFSLLPAQNATGNYVKVVQRVPVKIVFDLLPAESGMHLAPGMSVVPKVRVR from the coding sequence ATGAAAGACACGTCTAGCTCCCCCGTGAGCGCTGCTTCCAATGGGAGCGTCGCTAAACCCAGGAAGGCCACGGCGCTGATTCTCATCCTGCTGGGGGCGGCCTCAATGGCCGGTGCTGGAGTCTGGTGGTGGCAGGCCCGGGCATACGAGACCACCGACGACGCCTTCATCACCGGGCGCGTTACCTCTGTCTCCTCCCAGGTGGCAGGCCGGGTTCTTGAAGTACGTGTTGCGGACAACCAAAAGGTCGCTGCCGGCGATCTTCTCGTCCGGCTTGATCCCGCCACTTTCCTGGTAAAGCGAGACCAGGCCCTGGCCAACCTGAACGAGTCTGAACAAAAGCTCAAGGAATCCAGATCCCAGCATCTTGCGGCTGTGGCGGCTGTTGAACAGGCCAAGGCGGACGCTGCGTCTGCCCAGGCCCAGGCGGCCAACGCCTCCACGGATCTGACCCGCTACAATAAGCTCGTGGTAAGCGGAGCCGTTTCCCAGCAGGCCAAGGACAATGCGGACACTCTTTCGCGCACAACGTCTTCCGCGCTCCAGGCAGCCCACAAACGCATCGCTGCGGCCGAAGCGCAGGCGGCCCTGGCAGCAACCCAGATCCAAACCGCGCAGGCTGTAGTGGAAAAGAATCAGGCCGCGCTGGAACAGGCCAAACTCGATCTGGCCTACTCGGAGATCAAAGCGCTGGTAAGCGGGCGGGTGACCAAAAAGTCCGTGGAGCCGGGCGACTACGTGCAGGTGGGACAGGCCATCATGAGCCTGGTCCAGGACGAGATATGGGTTGTGGCAAACTTCAAGGAGACGCAGCTTAAGGGCATGCGCCCGGGCCAGAGGGTGGACTTGTCCGTGGACGCGTATCCGGACCACCATTTCACGGGCCATGTGGACAGCCTCCAGGCCGGCACAGGTGCGGCATTCAGCCTTCTTCCGGCGCAAAATGCCACCGGCAACTACGTGAAAGTGGTGCAGCGAGTTCCTGTTAAAATCGTGTTCGACCTGCTTCCTGCCGAGTCCGGCATGCACCTGGCACCGGGCATGTCTGTGGTCCCAAAGGTTCGGGTCCGTTAG
- a CDS encoding N-acetyltransferase, with product MAAPDLLGAGRGPDIGLLPDAQGALLVNQDVYVHPLGVCESLKVGEGSRIWAFAHVLPGAVIGRQANICDHCFVENDVVLGDGVTVKTHVSLWDGLRVEDHVFIGPSAVFANDKHPRSKRYKPSLRTVLRRGCSIGAGAVILPGIVIGHHAMVGAGAVVTKDVPPFTLVLGNPAVPKGLVCVCGAVLEGAPGAWRCPQGGWQGSQPSEGMQCPTV from the coding sequence CTGGCGGCCCCGGATCTCCTTGGAGCAGGGCGTGGCCCGGACATTGGATTACTACCGGATGCACAGGGAGCACTACTGGTGAACCAAGACGTTTATGTGCATCCGCTCGGGGTGTGTGAAAGCCTTAAGGTCGGGGAAGGTTCGCGGATATGGGCTTTCGCCCATGTGCTGCCCGGTGCGGTGATCGGCCGTCAGGCCAACATCTGCGACCACTGCTTCGTGGAGAACGACGTGGTTCTGGGTGATGGAGTCACTGTGAAGACCCACGTATCCCTCTGGGACGGCCTGCGCGTGGAAGATCACGTGTTCATAGGCCCCTCCGCCGTGTTCGCCAACGACAAACACCCTCGTTCAAAACGATATAAACCCTCCCTTCGGACCGTGCTGCGCCGAGGGTGTAGCATTGGTGCGGGCGCGGTGATTCTGCCCGGGATCGTGATCGGCCACCATGCCATGGTGGGCGCGGGCGCGGTGGTAACCAAGGATGTTCCTCCCTTCACCCTTGTGCTGGGAAACCCAGCCGTGCCCAAAGGGCTGGTCTGCGTCTGCGGGGCGGTTCTGGAAGGCGCCCCTGGCGCATGGCGCTGTCCTCAGGGCGGCTGGCAAGGCAGTCAGCCATCGGAAGGAATGCAATGTCCCACGGTTTAA
- the cobA gene encoding uroporphyrinogen-III C-methyltransferase, translating into MPNVYLIGAGPGDPGLITLKAKHVLETADVLVYDYLANKAFLDFRRPDAEVIYVGKKGGDHTLAQGDINKLLVAKAKEGKVVARLKGGDPYVFGRGAEEAEELLEEGLTFEVIPGVTSAVAAPAYAGIPITHRKFASSVSFITGHEDPTKDESAHNWPALAQAASTLIFFMGVKNLPDISRRLIEGGRDPKTPAALVRWGTTCHHRSMVSTLADIPRDAKEQGFKSPSLLVVGDVVQLHDKLNWFEKRPLLGKGVVVTRSREQASDLVRTLADMGACTWEYPTIDVVPLVDTTPVREAAGRLACFDWIVFTSVNGVKYFWHELSAMGLDARAFGSLKVAAIGPATAQALAERGIRADFVPEKYIAESVVEGLLALQIGGKKVLIPRAAQAREVLPEELSRAGAQVEVLPVYETKLAEQDPDEVIAAIEEGEIHYLTFTSSSTVDNFFQMIPATRLAPLRTKVKIACIGPITSATLKKHGFEPDIQPEAYTIPALAAALARTASEV; encoded by the coding sequence ATGCCCAACGTCTACCTCATCGGCGCGGGACCCGGCGACCCGGGACTTATCACTTTAAAAGCCAAGCACGTGTTGGAGACCGCCGATGTGCTGGTCTACGACTATCTTGCCAACAAGGCCTTTCTGGACTTTAGGCGCCCCGACGCCGAGGTCATCTACGTGGGCAAGAAGGGCGGAGACCACACCCTGGCCCAGGGCGACATCAACAAGCTCCTGGTGGCCAAGGCCAAAGAAGGCAAGGTGGTGGCCCGCCTCAAGGGTGGAGATCCCTATGTGTTCGGCCGCGGTGCGGAAGAAGCCGAGGAATTGTTGGAAGAAGGGCTCACCTTCGAAGTAATCCCTGGCGTGACCAGCGCCGTGGCTGCCCCGGCCTATGCCGGCATACCCATCACCCACCGTAAGTTCGCCTCCTCCGTAAGCTTCATCACCGGCCACGAAGACCCCACCAAGGACGAATCCGCCCACAACTGGCCAGCCCTGGCCCAGGCTGCGTCCACTTTGATTTTCTTCATGGGGGTTAAGAACCTGCCCGACATTTCCCGACGTCTCATCGAAGGCGGACGCGACCCCAAGACCCCGGCAGCCTTGGTGCGCTGGGGCACCACGTGCCACCATCGGTCCATGGTCTCCACCCTGGCGGATATTCCCCGGGATGCCAAGGAGCAAGGATTCAAGTCTCCTTCGTTGCTGGTGGTTGGAGACGTTGTGCAACTGCACGACAAGCTCAACTGGTTCGAAAAGCGCCCCTTGCTGGGCAAAGGTGTGGTGGTCACCCGTTCACGCGAACAGGCCAGCGATCTGGTACGGACCCTCGCGGACATGGGCGCCTGCACCTGGGAGTATCCCACCATTGACGTTGTTCCCCTGGTGGATACCACGCCCGTGCGTGAAGCGGCAGGCAGGCTCGCCTGCTTCGACTGGATCGTCTTCACGTCGGTCAATGGGGTCAAATACTTCTGGCACGAGCTTTCTGCCATGGGCTTGGACGCGCGGGCCTTCGGCAGCCTCAAGGTGGCGGCCATCGGACCGGCCACCGCCCAAGCCCTTGCCGAACGTGGCATCAGGGCCGACTTTGTCCCCGAGAAGTACATCGCCGAGTCCGTGGTGGAAGGTCTTCTGGCCCTGCAGATAGGCGGCAAGAAGGTGCTCATACCCCGCGCCGCGCAGGCCAGGGAAGTGTTGCCCGAGGAGCTGTCCCGGGCCGGTGCCCAGGTGGAGGTGCTGCCGGTCTATGAGACCAAGCTGGCCGAGCAGGATCCTGACGAGGTTATCGCGGCCATAGAGGAAGGCGAGATCCACTATCTCACCTTCACCAGCTCCTCCACAGTAGACAATTTTTTCCAAATGATCCCAGCCACACGTCTGGCCCCGCTACGCACCAAAGTGAAGATCGCCTGTATCGGGCCCATCACATCGGCCACGCTTAAGAAGCACGGTTTCGAGCCCGACATCCAGCCCGAGGCCTATACCATCCCGGCCCTGGCTGCGGCCTTGGCCCGAACAGCGTCAGAGGTCTGA